CATCGTAACTTCTATCGCTTTAACCCCAGATTTATATAGACTTTTAACGATTGGTAATATATCATCTGGATTCGCATTTCTTATAATAGCAATCAACTTTGTTTCTTTAATTACATTTAACGTGTTCATGGAAAAGCCTCCTCATCTAATTACATCTTCAATATCATTTGAATCCTTCATTTGTTCTAAAGCTTCCAATGTAGGTAAACCTTCAACATCACCTTTAACAGTTGTGACAAGTGCACCTACGTTACATCCTTGTTCAACCGCTTCATTTAATGATAATCCGTTAATATAACCAGCAATAAAACCAGCAGCAAACCCATCACCTGCACCAACAGGATCGATAACATTTACTATTTTAGATGCTTGGGCATAGCCAGCTTCATTTTTATCTTTATAAAATGCACCTTTGCTCCCTAGCTTCACCACTACGGTTGATGCACCGAGTTCAATCATTTTATTCGCGATGATTTCTTCATCCGTGTCACCAAATAAAAATGCCCCTTCACTAATACCAGGTAGTACAATATCACTTAAAGCGATGATGTTTATTAAAGTTTCTCGTGCTTCATCTTCAGCCCATAATTTCAATCTTAAATTTGGATCAAAAATGATTTTTAAACCTAACTTTTTCGCTTCATCTATTAAATGAAAGATCATTTTTTTACAATTCTCACTTAATGCTGGCGTGATACCTGTAACATATAAGTATTTAAATTGAGCTACATAATCTAAATCGATATTCGCGTCTGTCATTTTACTAGCAGCAGAATTGCTTCTATAATAATGTACGCGTGTTTGATCTTGATTTAATTTCTCTTTTAGAAACAATCCAGTGGAAGCATCATTATTTAATGTAACGGAATCAACATTAATACCTTCACCTCTAACAAATGAAAGAATTTTATGACCTAATTCATCATTTCCAAGCTGGCTAATCCAACCTGATTTGACGCCTAATTTTTCTAAACCAATAAGTGTATTCGTTTCTGCACCTGCGATATGCGTTGTAAAATCATGTGCATATCGCATTGGTCCATCTTCTTTTGGAGAAAACACAATCATCGTTTCACCAATTGATAATACGTCCATCATTCCATCACGCCTTTCAAGTTAATAACCTTCAGCATTGTACAATCTTGCTGATAATCCACCATCTATAACTAAATGTTCGCCTGTCATCATTTCAGAATCATCTGAAGCGAGATATTGTGCTAACTTACCAATATCTTCAGGTTCATTGATTCTATGTGTAGCATGTAAATCAAGAACACCTTGTCTCACTTCTTCTTCGTTATCCATTGAATCGAACCAATTTTTTAAATGTGAGGTATTCGTAAATCCAGGACATATCGCATTCACACGTATACGATATTTCCCTAAACTCAACGCCATACCTCTCGTCATACCGTTTACGCCACCTTTTGCTGCTGCATACATATCCGTATCAGGCAACGTAGCTAGCGAGTGATTTGAAGAAATATTGATAATTGACCCTCCACCTTGACGTTTCATTTCTGGAATCACATGTTTAGAACATAAGAATGTACCTCTTAAATCAATATTAATAATTGAATCCCAATCTTCCACTGATGCTTCTTCTATTGATTTAAATACTGTAATACCTGCATTGTTTACAAGTGTATTAATTTGACCATAATGTTGAACCGTTTCTTCAATCATGTTGATAATACTTGCTTCTTTTGAAACATCTGTTTCTACAAAATAGGCATCCCCACCGTCTTTAATAATTTCTTCCACAGTTTCTCTGCCAAAAGATTCATCAATTGTTGCAACGACAATTTTCGCCCCTTTACTGCCGAGTTGTTTTGCTATGCCTTTTCCTATACCTTTACCAGCACCTGTAACTATTACAACTTGTTCGTTTAAATTTGCCATCGTTTTTTCTCCCCTTATTCATTATTCAAATTTGTTAACTTAAATGTCTCTTCAACAATTAATGACGATGCACCAATTGTATATAAATTTTTTCCTAATCCTGATGTTACGATGGGTGTATGCTTTGCATCATTGCCCATCACTTTTAACTGGATGATATCTTGAATGATTGGTATTAAAATCTCACTCATTGTTGTGATGCTTCCGCCCAGTACAATAAACTTTGGTCCAAATAAATTTATTAATATCGTAAATCCAAGTCCTAAATATTTACCGACATCACGTGCAATTGTGAGACATAATGAATCTCCTTCTTTAACTGCTTGATAAAAATGATTGATATTGAGTTCATCAATATCAGTGACACTTTGCATGACACTACTTTTCTCACCTAGTTTCAATTGGCGTTTTAAGTTTTTTAGAATTGCCTGTTCAGAAGTAAATGTTTCTAAACAACCATAATTACCACATGAGCATAATGGTCCATCAGGATCAATCGTCACATGTCCAATCTGTCCAGTGACGTGGTGAGCACCTTTTAAAATTGCACCTTGATTGATAATACTTGCACCTACACCGTAATCTACAAGGACGGATATAAAATTATTTTCATCTTGTCCTTGCCCAAACCACATTTCAGCTAATGCTGCACTATTACAATCATTATCGATCATGACATGTAGATTCGTAATCTTTTCTAAAATCGATTGAATCTCTATATTTCGCCAACCTAAATTTGGTGCAAATATATTCTTACCTTGTTTCGTATCAACAAGACCATGCATACCGACCCCTAAACCTAAAATGTCTATATTTTGTTCGATATAATGTGCAGTAATTTTATTTATTTGTTCTCCTAAATACGTAATCACTTGCTCAGGTTCATGTTGGGCATTAATTTCTATTTGTACTTCATACAATATTTCTGCTTTGAGATTACTCACTATGACGTTCGTTACATATGCGCCTATCTCTAATCCGATAATCAATTTCTGCTCTCTATTAATATCCAGTGGTATAGGTTGTCTACCTCTAACTTTCATATTCGTAGGTTTCTCTTCAATCCACCGTTCATCAATCAATAATGTAACTATTTCTGAAACTGATGGTCTTGAAAGTTGAATTCGATTTGCTATATCAACTCTTGATATCGGACCATGCTTTTGAATCGTTCTTAAAACAAGTTGCTTATTATAATCTTTCATTAAATTTACATTTATTCTTGAAGTTTGTTTCATGACCGTCCCCCTATACCTTTAAGTAACTTCAAATAACTAATCATTCTAGTTTTTTTATTTTACACTTGATTTTATTCTTGAAAAGGCTTACATTTATAATTAAATCAGATTAGTTAAATAAATACAACAGTTTTTAGTTATTTAAGATAATTAAATCTGATTACATAATTAAAACAAAGTTCGATAAATCGAAACAACATTGTCTTTTCCAAAACATAAGGGGGTAATAAACATGGAAACAAGTAGTTATAGAACAAAATTGATATTCTTCTTAGGGGCGCTAGGTGGTTTACTATACGGTTATGATACTGGGGTCATTTCAGGGGCGTTACTTTTCATCAAAAATGATATTCCACTGACTCATTTTACTGAAGGGCTCGTTGTTAGTTCAATGTTAGTTGGGGCAATATTTGGTTCAGGGGCAAGTGGTCCACTATCAGATAAACTCGGTCGTAGAAAATTAGTATTTATGATTGCCATCGTATTTATCATTGGTGCAATGATACTTTCATTTGCTCAATCAATGGTTGTACTCGTAATAGGTAGATTCATTATTGGTTTAGCAGTCGGTGGTTCAACGGCAATTGTGCCAGTATATCTTTCAGAAATGGCACCTACAGACTCACGCGGATCATTGAGTTCACTGAATCAGCTAATGATAACAATCGGTATACTCGTATCTTATTTAATAAACTATGCATTTGCAGATATGGAAGCATGGAGATGGATGGTCGGTTTAGCGGTCGTTCCTTCTGTAATACTTATGATTGGTGTTTATTTCATGCCAGAAAGTCCAAGATGGTTATTAGAACATAAAAGTGAAAGTGCAGCTAGAAAAGTTATGGCAATAACAAGAAATAAAAAAGAAATCGATAAAGAAATTGGTGAAATGAAAGAAATCATTCGTATTTCAGAAAGCACTTGGACTGTACTCAAATCCGTTTGGTTACGACCTGTCCTACTCATTGGATGTGTATTCGCCTTACTTCAACAAATCATAGGTATTAATGCCATTATTTATTATGCACCTACGATTTTTAGTAAAGCTGGATTAGGAGATGCTACTGCAATTTTAGGTACTGTAGGTATCGGATCAGTCAACGTTATCGTAACAATCTTTGCAGTGTATATATTAGATAAAGTAGATCGTAAAAAACTACTTGTTACAGGTAATATAGGTATGGTTTGCTCGTTATTGATAATGGCAACTTTATCATGGACAATTGGTTTAAATTCAACAATCGGTGCATGGATCATCGTCGTTTGTTTAACTTTATTCATCGTATTCTTCGCATTTACTTGGGGGCCAATACTTTGGATTGTGTTACCTGAACTATTCCCAATGAGAGCTAGAGGCGCGGCTACAGGAATTGCTACATTATCACTATCTATTGGTAGTTTATTAGTCGCACAGTTCTTCCCAATGCTTACATCAGTTATGGGTGTAGAACAAGTATTCCTTATCTTCGCATTCATCGGAGTTATCTCGATGATATTCGTTATTAAATACTTACCAGAAACAAGAGGACGTAGTTTAGAAGAAATAGAAGTTGATCTAAGAAACCGCACATCTAAAGCACAACTATCTGCGATTGATTAAAAAGAAATCTAGATAAAAAACGACAAAGTTTTCGACTTTGTCGTCTTTTTTATATGCTTATCGTTTAGTCTTCGTGCGATTGATACTGAATCGCACGATATCTCTTTCCTCCATAATACTTCCTCCTTCAATTCTATTTAAAATCAAAAAAAGTAGAAATTCCATCACTGGAATTTCTACTTTTTTTACTTTATTTAAATGAATATGATTAGCCGATTGAGCCTTCCATTTCAAATTTGATTAGACGGTTCATTTCAACTGCATATTCCATTGGTAATTCTTTAGTGAATGGTTCAATGAAGCCCATTACGATCATTTCAGTTGCTTCTTCTTCTGAAATACCACGGCTCATTAAGTAGAATAA
The Mammaliicoccus sp. Dog046 genome window above contains:
- a CDS encoding sugar kinase, yielding MDVLSIGETMIVFSPKEDGPMRYAHDFTTHIAGAETNTLIGLEKLGVKSGWISQLGNDELGHKILSFVRGEGINVDSVTLNNDASTGLFLKEKLNQDQTRVHYYRSNSAASKMTDANIDLDYVAQFKYLYVTGITPALSENCKKMIFHLIDEAKKLGLKIIFDPNLRLKLWAEDEARETLINIIALSDIVLPGISEGAFLFGDTDEEIIANKMIELGASTVVVKLGSKGAFYKDKNEAGYAQASKIVNVIDPVGAGDGFAAGFIAGYINGLSLNEAVEQGCNVGALVTTVKGDVEGLPTLEALEQMKDSNDIEDVIR
- a CDS encoding glucose 1-dehydrogenase, which gives rise to MANLNEQVVIVTGAGKGIGKGIAKQLGSKGAKIVVATIDESFGRETVEEIIKDGGDAYFVETDVSKEASIINMIEETVQHYGQINTLVNNAGITVFKSIEEASVEDWDSIINIDLRGTFLCSKHVIPEMKRQGGGSIINISSNHSLATLPDTDMYAAAKGGVNGMTRGMALSLGKYRIRVNAICPGFTNTSHLKNWFDSMDNEEEVRQGVLDLHATHRINEPEDIGKLAQYLASDDSEMMTGEHLVIDGGLSARLYNAEGY
- a CDS encoding ROK family transcriptional regulator: MKQTSRINVNLMKDYNKQLVLRTIQKHGPISRVDIANRIQLSRPSVSEIVTLLIDERWIEEKPTNMKVRGRQPIPLDINREQKLIIGLEIGAYVTNVIVSNLKAEILYEVQIEINAQHEPEQVITYLGEQINKITAHYIEQNIDILGLGVGMHGLVDTKQGKNIFAPNLGWRNIEIQSILEKITNLHVMIDNDCNSAALAEMWFGQGQDENNFISVLVDYGVGASIINQGAILKGAHHVTGQIGHVTIDPDGPLCSCGNYGCLETFTSEQAILKNLKRQLKLGEKSSVMQSVTDIDELNINHFYQAVKEGDSLCLTIARDVGKYLGLGFTILINLFGPKFIVLGGSITTMSEILIPIIQDIIQLKVMGNDAKHTPIVTSGLGKNLYTIGASSLIVEETFKLTNLNNE
- a CDS encoding sugar porter family MFS transporter, with amino-acid sequence METSSYRTKLIFFLGALGGLLYGYDTGVISGALLFIKNDIPLTHFTEGLVVSSMLVGAIFGSGASGPLSDKLGRRKLVFMIAIVFIIGAMILSFAQSMVVLVIGRFIIGLAVGGSTAIVPVYLSEMAPTDSRGSLSSLNQLMITIGILVSYLINYAFADMEAWRWMVGLAVVPSVILMIGVYFMPESPRWLLEHKSESAARKVMAITRNKKEIDKEIGEMKEIIRISESTWTVLKSVWLRPVLLIGCVFALLQQIIGINAIIYYAPTIFSKAGLGDATAILGTVGIGSVNVIVTIFAVYILDKVDRKKLLVTGNIGMVCSLLIMATLSWTIGLNSTIGAWIIVVCLTLFIVFFAFTWGPILWIVLPELFPMRARGAATGIATLSLSIGSLLVAQFFPMLTSVMGVEQVFLIFAFIGVISMIFVIKYLPETRGRSLEEIEVDLRNRTSKAQLSAID